A single Filimonas effusa DNA region contains:
- a CDS encoding SET domain-containing protein: protein MMLPILFIAPSEKGGRGVFTSEPIAVNTVLEISPVIVFSSKDRVAIETTKFHDYIFEWGKTRKMGALALGYVSMYNHDYAANCEYEMDFESAMMTIRTVKPIGKGEELCINYNADPDDKTLVWFHKNEKSRK, encoded by the coding sequence ATGATGTTACCTATTTTATTCATTGCTCCTTCGGAAAAAGGCGGCAGAGGGGTGTTTACCTCGGAGCCTATAGCAGTGAATACCGTACTTGAGATATCCCCGGTTATCGTCTTTTCTTCAAAAGACCGTGTAGCGATTGAAACAACCAAATTCCACGATTATATTTTTGAATGGGGCAAGACCCGTAAAATGGGCGCCCTGGCGTTAGGATATGTGTCGATGTATAACCATGATTATGCCGCTAATTGTGAATATGAAATGGATTTTGAATCGGCGATGATGACTATCCGTACTGTGAAACCTATTGGCAAAGGCGAAGAGCTGTGTATTAATTACAATGCCGATCCTGATGATAAAACGCTGGTATGGTTTCATAAGAACGAGAAAAGCCGTAAATAA
- the mgtE gene encoding magnesium transporter → MSLELEQEDLYEQFERVIATEDKLQIRDFLNQQNISDVAELINEYPDFEAQIIANMAIHRAASVFKILDFSAQKTVIRELPPFKTAELLNELPADDRTDFLEELPKEVIRDLIKLLDPEERKITLSLLGYPEDSVGRLMTPDYVYVYAHYTVEEVFATIRKFAKNSETVDVLYVINEKEELIDDIRIRDVILAAPDKQISELIDGRVIALNVNDDQEYASQVFKMNNRVALPVTDENNVLLGIVTIDDMLWVANEEYSEDMQKIGGTEALDEPYLDIPLLKLIRKRVGWLIVLFIGEMFTATAMGYFENEIAKATVLALFVPLIISSGGNSGSQASTLIIQAMALGEITLSEWWRVMRRELVSGFLLGCILGLIGFLRIVAWHSFAPGLYGEHYIMIGLTVGFSLIGVVLWGSLSGSMLPMLLKKLGADPATSSAPFVATLVDVTGLVIYFSVAYMMLEGLLL, encoded by the coding sequence ATGAGTCTGGAACTGGAACAGGAAGACCTTTATGAACAATTTGAGCGGGTAATAGCCACCGAAGATAAACTGCAGATCAGGGACTTCCTGAATCAGCAGAATATCAGCGACGTGGCTGAATTGATCAATGAATACCCCGATTTTGAAGCGCAGATCATTGCCAACATGGCAATACATCGTGCTGCCAGTGTTTTTAAGATCCTCGATTTCTCGGCCCAGAAAACCGTGATAAGGGAACTCCCTCCCTTTAAAACAGCAGAGCTCCTGAACGAATTACCCGCCGATGACCGGACCGACTTCCTCGAAGAACTTCCCAAAGAAGTCATCCGCGACCTCATTAAGCTCCTCGACCCCGAAGAACGGAAGATCACCCTTTCCCTGTTGGGCTATCCCGAAGACAGCGTGGGAAGGCTAATGACGCCCGACTATGTATATGTCTATGCACATTATACCGTAGAAGAAGTATTCGCCACCATCCGCAAGTTCGCCAAGAACAGCGAAACGGTAGATGTGCTCTACGTCATTAACGAAAAGGAAGAGCTGATAGATGATATCCGTATCCGCGACGTAATATTAGCCGCTCCCGACAAACAGATCAGCGAACTTATCGACGGCCGGGTAATAGCCCTTAATGTAAACGACGACCAGGAATATGCCAGCCAGGTGTTCAAAATGAACAACCGCGTAGCCTTACCTGTAACCGACGAAAACAACGTTCTGCTGGGCATTGTAACCATCGACGACATGTTATGGGTTGCCAACGAAGAGTACAGCGAGGATATGCAGAAGATAGGTGGTACCGAAGCCCTGGATGAACCCTACCTCGATATCCCCCTGCTAAAACTCATCCGCAAACGTGTAGGCTGGCTCATCGTTCTGTTCATAGGTGAAATGTTCACCGCCACCGCCATGGGATATTTTGAAAATGAAATAGCCAAAGCAACGGTATTGGCCCTGTTCGTGCCGCTGATCATTTCAAGTGGCGGTAACAGCGGCTCCCAGGCATCTACCCTTATCATACAAGCCATGGCCCTGGGCGAAATTACCCTGTCCGAATGGTGGCGCGTCATGCGCCGCGAACTGGTAAGCGGCTTTTTATTAGGCTGCATCCTCGGCTTGATCGGCTTTTTACGTATAGTAGCCTGGCACAGCTTTGCACCCGGTTTATACGGCGAACATTATATCATGATAGGCCTTACTGTAGGCTTTTCTCTGATAGGCGTTGTACTATGGGGCTCACTTAGCGGCTCCATGTTACCCATGCTGCTGAAAAAGCTTGGCGCCGACCCCGCCACGTCCTCCGCTCCTTTCGTAGCAACGCTGGTAGACGTCACCGGACTGGTCATCTATTTCAGCGTGGCTTATATGATGCTCGAAGGCCTGCTCCTGTAA
- a CDS encoding TolC family protein: MKKKLFISFILFSGITGAAYSQVQTNTELKTLINQSFSYFPTLKEADNSIVAAEQRVQLAELKVPEVNGNASYNYIRPKITLPLEVDNKVQEFQFAPVHSGNVAINAEYALFDFGRLKRNVERAKTDVQFAKDNAAYARTQLAYQVAAIYYNIVYFQKALNIQDSVLDYLNENKRVIESKLKNGDAIKIDLLNIQANIDAEQNRSIDLRSQLRKQLNLLAYTTGSQDASGKAFDFDLALRDAASALSEAQASNLDFMLAKDRIAQATGDVEVAKLGDRPSVNLNAAAGYKNGYVPNVTELRFNYIAGVSLKVPIYNGSRTKKQVTLAETAVKQNELAIESLNNTYKKDIEQALTDISTNLSSIKNTRSQIEQTRAAQQIAASRFLNGAGTNLDITTASSNYQRALLTALQYEYHLCLAKVELARLMGYKYW; the protein is encoded by the coding sequence ATGAAGAAGAAACTATTTATATCATTCATCCTGTTTTCAGGTATCACCGGCGCTGCCTACAGCCAGGTGCAAACCAATACAGAGCTGAAAACACTGATCAACCAGTCGTTCAGTTACTTCCCAACACTAAAGGAAGCCGACAACTCCATTGTTGCCGCTGAGCAACGTGTGCAGCTGGCCGAATTAAAGGTGCCGGAAGTAAACGGCAACGCATCGTACAACTATATCCGTCCCAAGATCACCCTGCCGCTTGAAGTAGACAACAAAGTGCAGGAATTTCAGTTTGCACCTGTACACAGCGGTAATGTTGCGATAAATGCAGAATACGCCCTCTTCGATTTTGGCCGCCTGAAACGTAATGTAGAAAGGGCTAAAACAGATGTGCAGTTCGCAAAAGACAACGCAGCCTACGCCCGTACACAACTGGCCTACCAGGTAGCTGCTATCTATTATAATATTGTTTATTTCCAGAAAGCATTGAATATACAGGACAGTGTGCTCGATTATCTGAACGAAAACAAACGTGTAATAGAAAGTAAATTGAAGAACGGTGATGCCATTAAAATAGACCTCCTGAACATCCAGGCCAATATCGATGCAGAACAAAACCGCTCTATCGACCTGCGCAGTCAGCTCCGGAAACAGCTAAACCTGCTTGCCTATACAACAGGCAGCCAGGATGCCAGCGGCAAAGCATTCGACTTTGACCTGGCATTAAGAGACGCCGCCTCGGCATTAAGCGAAGCACAGGCATCCAACCTCGATTTCATGCTGGCCAAAGACAGGATAGCACAAGCTACCGGCGATGTAGAAGTAGCCAAACTTGGCGACCGCCCATCAGTGAACCTCAATGCCGCAGCCGGCTACAAGAATGGCTATGTTCCCAACGTAACCGAACTGCGCTTCAACTATATAGCGGGTGTAAGCCTCAAAGTGCCTATTTACAACGGCAGCCGCACCAAAAAACAGGTGACATTGGCCGAAACAGCTGTTAAACAAAATGAGCTGGCTATAGAAAGCCTCAATAATACCTATAAAAAAGATATAGAACAGGCACTGACAGATATCTCCACCAATCTGAGTAGTATAAAAAATACACGCAGCCAGATCGAACAAACACGCGCAGCACAGCAAATAGCTGCCAGCCGCTTTTTAAACGGAGCAGGAACAAACCTGGATATCACAACCGCCAGCAGCAACTATCAGCGCGCGCTGTTAACCGCTTTACAATACGAATACCATTTATGCCTGGCTAAGGTGGAACTCGCCAGGCTAATGGGTTACAAATACTGGTAA
- the glmS gene encoding glutamine--fructose-6-phosphate transaminase (isomerizing), producing MCGIVGYTGPREAYPIVLKGLKRLEYRGYDSAGVALINHSLKVYKKKGKVADLEETLIGQDVHGHIGIGHTRWATHGEPNDRNAHPHLSQSGEIAMIHNGIIENYAQIKQDLLAKGYTFKSDTDTEVLLNFIDDIKSKNNCSLEEAVRIALRRIVGAYCILVVHKDDPETIIAARKGSPLVIGIGKGEHFLASDASPIIEYTKEVVYVNDYEIAIVRPDELILKNLGNEKQTPFITKLDMDLTAIEKGGYDHFMLKEIFEQPRTIYDCLRGRLDVENGKITMSGIQQYAEQIVNAGRIIIIACGTSWHAGLVAEYVIEELCRIPVEVEYASEFRYRNPIINKGDVIIAISQSGETADTLVAIEKAKEQGAIILGIVNAVGSSIARLSHAGAYTHSGPEIGVASTKAFTGQLAVLNMVALLLAAHKGTIDRDRYLLLCKELTAIPEKAEAILKLDAEIKAIAEKYKDASNALFLGRGYNFPVALEGALKLKEISYIHAEGYPAAEMKHGPIALVDDQLPVVFVATKDSYHEKVVSNIQEIKARKGKVIAIITEGDTVIPGLADDVIVLPAADEIVAPMLSVIPLQLLSYHVGVAKGYDVDKPRNLAKSVTVE from the coding sequence ATGTGTGGAATTGTCGGTTACACGGGACCACGGGAAGCTTACCCAATCGTACTGAAAGGTTTAAAAAGACTAGAATACAGGGGGTACGACAGTGCCGGTGTAGCGCTCATCAATCATTCGCTTAAAGTTTACAAGAAAAAAGGAAAAGTAGCCGACCTGGAAGAAACGCTGATAGGTCAGGACGTTCACGGCCATATAGGTATAGGCCATACCCGCTGGGCTACGCATGGCGAACCCAACGATCGTAATGCCCATCCTCACCTGTCGCAAAGCGGCGAAATAGCGATGATCCATAACGGTATCATTGAAAACTACGCCCAGATAAAACAGGATCTCCTCGCAAAGGGATATACCTTTAAAAGTGATACCGACACAGAAGTGCTGCTGAACTTCATCGATGATATCAAGAGCAAGAATAACTGCTCGCTGGAAGAAGCAGTCCGAATAGCACTGCGTCGTATCGTAGGCGCTTATTGTATCCTGGTAGTACACAAAGACGATCCCGAAACCATCATAGCCGCCCGTAAAGGCAGCCCATTGGTAATAGGTATCGGCAAAGGAGAACACTTCCTGGCATCAGATGCCTCTCCCATCATCGAATACACCAAGGAAGTAGTGTATGTTAATGACTACGAGATCGCCATCGTTCGCCCCGATGAACTTATCCTTAAAAATCTTGGCAACGAAAAACAAACGCCTTTCATCACCAAGCTGGATATGGATTTAACCGCTATTGAAAAAGGCGGCTACGACCATTTCATGCTCAAGGAAATATTTGAACAGCCGCGTACGATCTATGATTGCTTACGTGGCCGTCTCGACGTAGAAAACGGCAAGATAACAATGAGCGGTATACAGCAATACGCAGAACAGATCGTGAACGCAGGCCGTATCATTATCATCGCCTGTGGCACAAGCTGGCATGCCGGTCTCGTTGCAGAATATGTAATAGAAGAACTTTGCCGTATCCCCGTCGAAGTGGAATATGCATCGGAATTCCGCTACAGGAACCCTATCATCAATAAGGGCGACGTCATCATTGCCATTTCCCAGAGCGGCGAAACTGCCGACACGCTGGTGGCGATAGAAAAAGCAAAAGAACAGGGTGCAATAATACTGGGCATCGTAAACGCCGTAGGCTCTTCCATAGCACGCCTCTCCCATGCCGGCGCTTATACCCATTCCGGTCCCGAAATAGGCGTGGCAAGCACCAAAGCCTTTACCGGGCAACTCGCAGTATTGAACATGGTAGCCCTGCTGCTGGCTGCACATAAGGGTACTATCGATCGCGACAGGTACCTGCTGTTATGTAAAGAACTCACAGCTATACCTGAGAAAGCAGAAGCTATCCTCAAACTCGACGCAGAAATAAAAGCGATAGCCGAAAAATACAAAGACGCTTCCAATGCATTGTTCCTCGGAAGGGGATATAACTTCCCCGTAGCGCTGGAAGGTGCATTAAAGCTGAAAGAGATCTCCTATATCCACGCCGAAGGTTATCCTGCAGCTGAAATGAAACATGGCCCCATCGCTTTGGTAGACGATCAGCTTCCGGTAGTTTTCGTAGCTACCAAAGACTCTTATCACGAAAAAGTGGTAAGTAATATCCAGGAGATCAAGGCACGTAAAGGTAAAGTGATCGCCATTATAACAGAGGGAGATACGGTAATACCCGGCCTCGCCGATGACGTCATTGTTTTACCCGCCGCCGACGAAATTGTAGCACCTATGCTTAGTGTAATACCGCTTCAGTTATTATCCTATCATGTAGGTGTGGCAAAAGGATACGATGTAGACAAGCC